Proteins from a genomic interval of Pseudodesulfovibrio nedwellii:
- a CDS encoding response regulator yields the protein MSQPKILVVDDEKHIRMLYREELEADGYTVATSDGEEDILDVMERETPTIVILDIKLGVSRSGLDLLQEIRTKDLQIPVILSTAYDSFQHDLKSIAADYYVVKSVDLSELKDKVRMALNKAGM from the coding sequence ATGAGCCAACCGAAGATTCTCGTTGTCGATGATGAAAAACATATTCGCATGCTCTACAGGGAAGAACTGGAAGCTGACGGATACACTGTCGCCACCTCAGACGGCGAAGAAGACATCCTCGATGTAATGGAACGAGAAACCCCGACCATCGTCATTCTGGACATCAAACTTGGTGTCAGCCGCTCCGGCCTTGACCTCTTGCAGGAAATCAGGACCAAAGACCTGCAAATACCGGTCATCCTTTCCACGGCGTACGACTCCTTCCAGCACGACCTCAAATCCATTGCCGCAGATTACTATGTGGTCAAATCAGTGGACCTCTCAGAGCTGAAAGACAAGGTTCGTATGGCCCTTAATAAAGCTGGTATGTAG
- a CDS encoding site-2 protease family protein translates to MFDITAQDLQLYLIMAPGLLIALVCHEVAHGYVAYLLGDPTAKSQGRLTLNPLKHLDPIGTLAFFFVQFGWARPVPVNARYFRNPRQGMMLTAMAGPGINFLLASIFALIFHAMVAFDINGQSAFYAVAYYGVFVNLILGVFNLLPIPPLDGSNVVAYFLPPQAAYKFMSLSRYGFILLIGIIMLGRFTGFSLVGEIILPMVRAMAGLLGIPM, encoded by the coding sequence ATGTTCGACATTACCGCACAGGACCTCCAACTGTATCTTATCATGGCTCCGGGCCTGCTCATTGCATTGGTTTGTCACGAAGTAGCCCATGGTTACGTGGCCTATCTGCTCGGTGACCCCACAGCCAAGTCCCAGGGACGATTGACGCTCAACCCGCTCAAGCACCTGGACCCCATCGGCACGTTGGCCTTTTTCTTTGTCCAGTTCGGCTGGGCACGCCCCGTTCCGGTTAATGCACGATATTTCAGAAACCCACGTCAAGGCATGATGCTGACAGCTATGGCGGGACCAGGGATTAACTTCCTGCTGGCCTCAATTTTTGCGCTGATCTTCCACGCCATGGTCGCTTTTGACATCAACGGACAGAGCGCATTCTATGCTGTGGCCTATTATGGCGTATTCGTGAACCTTATTCTCGGCGTATTCAACCTTTTGCCCATTCCACCTCTGGACGGCAGCAACGTTGTCGCGTACTTTCTACCGCCGCAGGCAGCCTACAAGTTCATGTCCCTAAGCCGATATGGTTTTATTCTCCTCATCGGCATTATCATGCTGGGACGCTTCACCGGCTTTTCACTGGTTGGCGAGATCATTCTGCCTATGGTTCGCGCCATGGCCGGTCTACTCGGCATCCCCATGTAA
- a CDS encoding FKBP-type peptidyl-prolyl cis-trans isomerase, protein MAAQKGSTVKVHYTGTLKADGSQFDSSEGREPLEFQLGEGMVIAGFEKAVIGKNVGDSMTVEIAPEEGYGNPNEELVFQVRKEQLPPNVELEEGIMLEIRTEDDHPAYVRVTAFDEEMVTLDGNHPLAGETLIFDIELVEVA, encoded by the coding sequence ATGGCAGCCCAGAAAGGCAGCACTGTCAAAGTCCATTACACCGGTACCCTCAAGGCTGACGGCAGCCAGTTCGATTCCAGTGAGGGCCGCGAGCCTCTCGAGTTCCAATTGGGTGAAGGTATGGTCATCGCCGGTTTCGAAAAAGCCGTCATCGGCAAGAATGTCGGCGACTCCATGACCGTGGAGATTGCACCAGAGGAAGGCTACGGCAATCCCAATGAAGAACTGGTCTTCCAGGTCCGCAAGGAACAACTTCCCCCGAACGTCGAGTTGGAAGAAGGCATCATGCTGGAAATCCGCACCGAAGACGACCACCCCGCATACGTACGCGTCACCGCGTTCGACGAAGAGATGGTCACGCTTGACGGTAATCACCCCTTGGCGGGAGAAACCTTGATTTTTGACATTGAACTCGTGGAAGTTGCGTAA
- the trpS gene encoding tryptophan--tRNA ligase yields the protein MSERQRIVSGMRPTGPLHLGHYFGVIANWVKLQEEYDCFFFVADWHALTSEYADPTRTKGFVPGLVKDWIAAGLDPEKCSIFQQSMVKEHAELNLLLAMITPLGWLERCPTYKEQKTELAQKELNTFGFLGYPVLMTADILMYKPCAVPVGKDQLPHLELTREIARRFNHLNKTELFPEPADMLTEECKLPGLDGRKMSKSYGNSIMLSEPIDEIMPKLRGMKTDENRLRKSDPGDPNICNLYPYHKLMTDPARLPEIQEGCRNASWGCVDCKKVLMESMETFLTPLHERRAACTDAMVQEILHAGNEKARAYARKTMDEIRQVMNFDF from the coding sequence ATGAGCGAAAGACAACGCATCGTTTCAGGCATGCGGCCCACCGGCCCCCTTCATCTCGGTCACTACTTCGGCGTCATTGCCAACTGGGTCAAACTCCAGGAAGAGTACGACTGTTTCTTTTTCGTGGCCGACTGGCACGCCCTGACCAGCGAATACGCCGATCCCACCAGAACCAAAGGCTTCGTTCCCGGTCTGGTCAAAGATTGGATCGCCGCAGGTCTGGACCCGGAAAAATGCAGCATCTTCCAGCAGTCCATGGTCAAAGAACACGCTGAATTGAACCTGCTACTGGCCATGATCACCCCGCTAGGCTGGCTGGAGCGGTGTCCTACATACAAAGAACAAAAAACCGAACTGGCACAGAAAGAACTGAACACCTTCGGATTCCTCGGTTATCCCGTACTCATGACTGCTGACATCCTGATGTACAAGCCGTGCGCCGTGCCTGTAGGCAAGGACCAGCTTCCGCATCTGGAACTGACCCGAGAGATAGCCCGTCGCTTCAATCACCTGAACAAGACGGAACTCTTCCCGGAACCGGCAGACATGCTCACCGAAGAATGTAAGCTGCCCGGTCTGGACGGTCGCAAAATGTCCAAGAGCTATGGTAACTCCATCATGCTTTCCGAGCCTATTGACGAGATCATGCCTAAACTGCGCGGCATGAAAACCGACGAAAATCGTCTGCGCAAATCCGATCCGGGTGATCCCAATATTTGCAACCTCTACCCCTACCACAAGCTCATGACCGATCCGGCCAGACTCCCTGAGATTCAGGAAGGTTGCCGCAATGCGTCCTGGGGTTGTGTTGATTGCAAAAAGGTGCTCATGGAGTCCATGGAAACCTTCCTGACGCCTTTGCACGAACGCCGCGCCGCCTGCACTGATGCAATGGTTCAGGAAATCCTGCACGCAGGGAATGAAAAGGCCCGTGCGTACGCCCGAAAGACCATGGACGAAATCCGTCAGGTCATGAACTTCGACTTCTAA
- a CDS encoding efflux RND transporter permease subunit produces MDIVGTAIRKPVAVLVGVIMVTMFGVVALLGLPYQLSPNVTEPVITVTTTWNGATPYEMERDVVEEQEKVLKGIPSLIKMESSNYNSLSELTLTFKIGTEIDRALLRVSNKLDEVPDYPDDVDRPIISATGASTSPVIWMLLKGLPDNTDDVTTYMTFFENEVRQYIERVPGVADLFMGGGREDEMHIVVDPAKLASYNLTATELISVLQSENVSVSAGTLGVGRRDYRIRTPAEFKSIEDIESVVISSSGQFRVTLGDVATVSKGNEKPVTVMLQRGVSGIAVGVKPEPGTNILSMTNAVEEVVQNLNDGVLAEKGVYLDWVYDQRPYIEGAINLVRRNILIGSILAIIVLFVFLQSFSSTIIVAVSIPVSIVGAFIMFAAAGRSLNIVSMAGISFAVGMLVDNAIVVLENVDRHRRMGKTAFKAAYDGASEVWGAVLASTLTTVAVFLPVVFMEQEAGQLFKDIAIAVTCAIALSLFVSVLVIPMLANQFYRIAEKKAAKRDDSPRKPAGLSIAKRILTPLTQLGGKFADFIIMLLRMAINTWKSRVITVVGLTMVSVLIVWTMFPKMEYLPQGNRNFVISILIPPPGLSYAERYDIGQYVFDQVDPYFDKSVGDIPGIESMFFVSHPTINLFGAVSTEEQNAGGLIPLFMRVLNSIPGMFGVALQSSIFEQGIGEGRVINVDFSGDNLQQLVGAAGTMFGMTMQSIQGAQVRPIPSLELLYPEVRFHPYRDRVRAAGLTSSDLGKAVDVILDGRKIGDYKEEGKKKIDLVLKASKDEIATPEELYSQLVATPKGWAVPLSSLASIENTYGVTQIRHLERKRTITLQVTPPPDMPLQSAMEIIQQKLIPALEQTGMMEGVHVQLSGAADKLTVTRDALQWNFILAIIITYLLMAALFENFIYPLIILFTVPLAGAGGFLGLRLENIFIAPQALDILTMLGFVILIGVVVNNAILIVHQSLGNIRERGMEHKEAVIEATRTRLRPIYMSATTSIFGMLPLAVAPGPGSELYRGLGSVVLGGLAMSTVFTVFVIPALLMFVIGMEKPGSNINVE; encoded by the coding sequence GTGGATATCGTCGGAACCGCCATACGAAAACCTGTTGCCGTCCTTGTGGGCGTCATTATGGTTACCATGTTCGGCGTGGTGGCCCTGCTTGGGCTGCCCTATCAGTTGTCACCAAACGTGACCGAGCCTGTAATTACCGTCACCACCACTTGGAATGGTGCTACGCCCTACGAGATGGAGCGTGATGTTGTTGAGGAACAGGAAAAGGTACTCAAGGGTATCCCCAGTCTCATCAAAATGGAGAGTTCCAATTATAACTCCCTGTCTGAACTGACTTTGACGTTTAAAATTGGTACCGAAATCGACCGTGCACTTTTGCGCGTGTCCAACAAACTCGACGAAGTACCGGATTACCCGGACGATGTTGACCGACCCATTATTTCGGCCACAGGTGCGTCCACATCGCCTGTTATCTGGATGCTTCTGAAAGGCCTGCCGGACAACACTGACGATGTCACAACATATATGACTTTCTTTGAGAACGAGGTTCGTCAGTACATCGAGCGTGTGCCCGGTGTGGCTGATTTGTTCATGGGCGGTGGGCGCGAGGATGAAATGCACATCGTCGTGGACCCTGCCAAACTTGCTTCCTATAACCTGACGGCCACTGAACTTATAAGTGTGTTGCAAAGCGAAAACGTGTCCGTATCCGCAGGTACCCTTGGTGTCGGGCGACGCGATTATCGTATTCGTACACCAGCCGAGTTCAAGTCTATTGAAGATATCGAGTCCGTGGTTATCTCTTCCTCCGGTCAGTTCCGTGTCACTCTCGGTGATGTCGCAACTGTCTCCAAAGGAAATGAAAAACCTGTTACCGTCATGTTGCAACGTGGTGTTTCCGGCATTGCCGTAGGCGTTAAGCCTGAGCCGGGAACCAACATTTTGTCCATGACCAATGCGGTGGAAGAGGTCGTTCAGAATCTCAACGACGGTGTGCTGGCTGAAAAAGGTGTGTACCTTGACTGGGTTTATGACCAGCGTCCGTACATCGAAGGTGCCATTAATCTGGTAAGGCGCAACATCCTTATCGGTTCCATTTTGGCGATTATCGTTTTGTTTGTCTTTCTCCAATCATTTAGCTCGACTATTATTGTGGCTGTGTCCATTCCCGTGTCCATCGTTGGTGCGTTTATTATGTTCGCAGCGGCAGGACGTAGTTTGAATATCGTTTCCATGGCGGGTATTTCGTTTGCTGTTGGTATGCTCGTGGATAACGCCATTGTTGTTCTTGAAAACGTTGACCGGCATCGACGAATGGGGAAAACCGCTTTCAAGGCAGCCTATGATGGAGCCAGTGAGGTGTGGGGGGCGGTGCTTGCTTCGACATTGACCACCGTAGCCGTGTTCCTTCCCGTTGTATTTATGGAGCAGGAAGCCGGACAGCTCTTCAAGGATATCGCCATTGCTGTCACCTGCGCCATTGCCTTGTCGCTCTTTGTGTCGGTGTTGGTTATCCCCATGCTCGCCAATCAGTTTTATCGTATTGCCGAGAAGAAAGCCGCCAAGCGGGACGATAGCCCGAGAAAACCGGCTGGCCTGTCCATAGCGAAAAGGATTCTTACGCCGCTCACTCAATTGGGTGGCAAATTTGCTGATTTTATTATCATGCTTTTGCGTATGGCGATTAATACGTGGAAAAGTCGTGTCATTACCGTTGTCGGGTTGACCATGGTGTCCGTTCTTATTGTTTGGACCATGTTTCCGAAGATGGAGTACCTGCCGCAGGGCAATCGTAACTTTGTGATCTCGATTCTGATCCCACCGCCGGGCCTGTCGTATGCGGAACGCTACGACATCGGTCAGTATGTGTTTGATCAAGTGGATCCTTATTTTGACAAAAGTGTTGGTGATATCCCTGGAATTGAGAGCATGTTTTTTGTTTCTCATCCGACTATCAACCTCTTTGGTGCCGTATCGACCGAAGAACAGAACGCTGGCGGGTTGATTCCACTCTTCATGCGGGTGCTTAATTCCATACCAGGTATGTTCGGCGTTGCTCTCCAATCCTCCATTTTTGAGCAGGGGATCGGTGAGGGTCGAGTTATCAATGTGGATTTCTCTGGTGACAACTTGCAACAACTTGTGGGCGCTGCCGGAACCATGTTCGGCATGACTATGCAGTCTATTCAAGGTGCACAGGTACGGCCTATTCCGTCGTTGGAATTGCTGTATCCCGAAGTACGGTTCCATCCGTATCGTGACCGAGTGCGTGCGGCGGGCCTAACCTCCAGCGATTTGGGTAAGGCCGTGGATGTTATTCTCGATGGTCGTAAGATCGGTGATTATAAGGAAGAAGGCAAAAAGAAGATTGATCTGGTGCTCAAGGCATCCAAAGATGAAATAGCTACGCCCGAAGAACTCTATTCTCAATTAGTGGCAACGCCTAAAGGATGGGCTGTGCCGCTTTCTTCCCTTGCGTCTATCGAAAACACCTATGGTGTGACACAGATTCGACATCTCGAACGCAAACGGACCATTACCCTTCAGGTCACGCCTCCGCCGGATATGCCTTTGCAGTCCGCTATGGAAATTATCCAGCAGAAGCTTATTCCTGCCTTGGAGCAAACGGGTATGATGGAAGGGGTACACGTCCAGCTTTCCGGTGCGGCAGATAAGCTCACCGTGACTCGTGATGCTTTGCAATGGAATTTTATCCTTGCAATTATCATCACATATCTGCTTATGGCTGCGCTCTTTGAGAACTTTATCTATCCGCTCATCATTCTCTTCACCGTCCCTCTGGCCGGTGCAGGAGGGTTCCTCGGGTTGCGATTGGAGAACATCTTCATTGCACCGCAGGCCCTTGATATTCTGACAATGCTCGGATTTGTCATTCTTATCGGTGTCGTCGTCAACAACGCAATTCTTATCGTGCATCAATCGCTCGGTAATATTCGAGAGCGCGGTATGGAGCACAAAGAGGCGGTCATCGAAGCCACTCGAACACGTTTGCGGCCCATCTACATGTCCGCGACTACGTCTATCTTCGGTATGTTGCCGCTCGCCGTGGCTCCTGGTCCCGGTTCCGAGTTATATCGAGGACTTGGATCAGTCGTGCTTGGTGGGTTGGCTATGTCTACTGTCTTTACCGTGTTCGTTATCCCAGCACTTCTCATGTTCGTTATCGGTATGGAGAAGCCGGGTAGTAATATAAACGTAGAATAA
- a CDS encoding LysE family translocator: MINNYVVYVLLAITITAIPGPAVILTIRNSLKYGYKASIANILGNFIAMVLLATLSAVGLGALIISSSSLFVILKVFGCLYLIYLGIKSWKTPCIQKRNHQKEQQINNQKFTVLFKEGLGVGISNPKAIAFFTALFPQFVDPARTFIPQFLTLILTIEVISFIILTSYAISASLASPFLSKKRAMAIFNKLTGISFIGFGIALLCEDS, encoded by the coding sequence ATGATCAATAATTATGTTGTCTACGTCCTTCTGGCGATCACAATTACTGCCATTCCAGGACCAGCTGTTATTCTCACCATACGAAACAGTCTAAAATATGGCTATAAAGCATCTATTGCCAATATCTTAGGAAACTTTATTGCCATGGTTCTGCTGGCGACACTTTCTGCAGTTGGACTAGGAGCTTTAATTATCTCTTCATCTTCGTTATTTGTTATTCTCAAAGTTTTCGGGTGTCTTTACTTGATATATCTGGGTATAAAATCTTGGAAAACACCTTGTATTCAAAAAAGAAACCACCAAAAAGAACAACAAATCAACAACCAAAAATTTACGGTTCTGTTTAAAGAAGGATTGGGAGTTGGTATCAGCAATCCAAAAGCCATTGCCTTTTTCACAGCCCTTTTCCCTCAATTTGTTGACCCAGCCAGAACTTTCATCCCGCAATTCTTAACTTTAATCCTCACCATTGAAGTAATTTCTTTCATTATTTTGACAAGTTACGCAATATCAGCGTCGTTAGCCTCGCCTTTCTTATCAAAAAAAAGAGCAATGGCTATTTTCAACAAACTGACTGGTATTTCTTTTATTGGATTTGGAATCGCTCTTCTCTGTGAAGATTCATAA
- a CDS encoding pyridoxal phosphate-dependent aminotransferase — MSISKRCSDLTPFLVMEILEAAQAMERNGESIIHMEVGEPDFDTPDCVKRASCEALDKGHTHYTHSLGLIELREAICDDYRERYDIAIDSANIAITQGTSPAMLALFSAILEDGDQVITSDPCYACYDNFITFAGAEPVKIPVSEDDAFQYRVSAIREALKANKNIKAILVNSPANPTGTLLSKERMQAIAELAEEYNLWIISDEIYHGLVYEGKEHSILEFTDRAFVLNGFSKLYAMTGWRLGYLIAPPEFMRTLQTACQNFFISANSMAQWGGVAALKEGALDVERMKTTYNKRRLYILERLTGMGFDIKHPPTGAFYVLVNMQHLAAKFDGSSLKLAYDILEKAKIGVTPGIDFGKGAEGFIRFSYATSMDNIKEGMDRLEQYLKNNN; from the coding sequence ATGAGTATTTCAAAACGCTGTAGCGACCTGACCCCGTTTCTGGTCATGGAAATCCTTGAGGCTGCTCAGGCCATGGAGCGTAATGGCGAATCCATCATCCACATGGAAGTCGGCGAACCAGACTTCGATACACCGGACTGCGTCAAACGCGCTTCCTGTGAAGCTCTGGACAAAGGCCACACCCACTACACCCATTCATTGGGTCTCATCGAACTGCGTGAGGCCATCTGCGATGACTATCGCGAACGGTACGATATTGCTATTGACTCGGCGAACATCGCGATCACACAGGGCACCAGCCCGGCCATGCTCGCCCTATTCTCAGCGATTCTAGAAGACGGTGATCAGGTCATCACCAGTGATCCGTGCTACGCCTGCTACGATAATTTCATAACCTTTGCAGGGGCCGAACCTGTCAAGATCCCAGTGTCCGAAGACGACGCCTTCCAGTACCGCGTATCCGCCATTCGTGAAGCACTCAAGGCCAACAAAAACATCAAGGCCATTCTCGTCAACTCCCCGGCCAACCCCACTGGCACACTGCTTTCCAAGGAACGCATGCAGGCCATTGCCGAACTGGCTGAAGAATACAATCTCTGGATCATATCCGACGAAATTTACCATGGTCTGGTTTACGAAGGAAAAGAACATTCCATCCTTGAATTCACTGACCGCGCCTTTGTCCTAAACGGTTTCTCCAAGCTTTATGCCATGACCGGCTGGCGGCTGGGCTATCTCATTGCCCCGCCTGAATTCATGCGCACCTTACAGACCGCGTGCCAAAACTTCTTCATCTCCGCCAACAGTATGGCTCAGTGGGGCGGTGTGGCCGCACTCAAGGAAGGCGCACTCGACGTAGAACGCATGAAAACCACCTACAACAAACGCCGCCTGTACATCCTTGAACGACTGACCGGCATGGGCTTCGACATCAAGCATCCACCGACCGGCGCATTTTACGTGCTCGTCAACATGCAGCATCTGGCCGCAAAATTTGATGGCAGTTCACTCAAGCTTGCCTATGATATTCTGGAAAAAGCAAAGATCGGCGTTACTCCCGGAATCGATTTCGGTAAAGGTGCAGAAGGGTTCATTCGCTTCTCCTACGCCACCTCCATGGACAATATCAAAGAAGGCATGGACCGACTCGAACAGTATCTCAAAAACAACAACTAA
- a CDS encoding sensor histidine kinase, which yields MTWSTILACILIFLGALVMLRSILYHKSLMLTVHDSIEGFPKRTSSLIKMHMAFMVFFFFAYILVIFIFIGHFDVVNDLFIALVFFFGAVFVYIGIIIQRKAFGLLNNTNKELREHARKLEENQDKLIRLNDNLKMEIKQKEMAQEAEQLKSDFLSQVSHELRTPLTSIFGFTKLIKKDFDVISSENVIPEPLAKKENRIRKNISIISYECSRLTRMINNVLDLAKIESGQATWNDEPTSLEDVLQSSVTAVEGLVLEKPSVTMTIGTHSPLPSMYLDVDLITQVLVNLLSNAIKFTDSGEIVITASVNDKHIEIAVSDEGVGMTAENITRIFDKYYVAKKGNTLSSSQLGTGLGLPICKQIVEHYHGEILAESVLGKGSCFYVTFPLSIMVK from the coding sequence ATGACGTGGAGCACAATACTGGCGTGCATTTTAATTTTTTTAGGTGCACTGGTGATGCTGCGAAGCATACTTTATCATAAGAGCTTGATGCTCACCGTCCACGATTCGATAGAAGGGTTCCCAAAACGGACCTCAAGCTTGATAAAAATGCATATGGCCTTCATGGTCTTTTTCTTTTTTGCATATATACTCGTTATTTTTATTTTTATCGGTCATTTCGATGTTGTAAACGATCTGTTTATTGCTCTTGTTTTCTTTTTCGGTGCAGTCTTTGTCTATATTGGAATTATTATTCAGCGGAAGGCCTTTGGTTTGTTGAACAATACCAATAAGGAGTTGCGAGAACATGCCAGAAAGCTTGAAGAGAATCAGGATAAGTTGATCAGACTTAATGATAATCTGAAGATGGAAATCAAACAAAAAGAAATGGCGCAGGAGGCTGAACAACTGAAGTCTGATTTTCTTTCGCAAGTATCTCATGAGTTGCGAACTCCTCTTACTTCCATTTTTGGTTTTACCAAGCTTATAAAAAAAGATTTTGATGTGATCAGTTCAGAGAATGTTATTCCAGAACCTCTTGCAAAAAAAGAGAATAGGATTCGGAAGAATATATCCATTATTTCCTACGAGTGCAGCAGACTGACCCGAATGATTAATAATGTACTTGATCTTGCTAAGATTGAATCGGGTCAGGCTACATGGAACGATGAACCCACTTCGTTGGAAGATGTGCTTCAATCATCGGTAACGGCGGTGGAGGGTCTTGTTCTTGAAAAGCCATCCGTGACGATGACTATCGGTACGCACTCGCCGCTTCCTTCAATGTATTTGGATGTGGATTTGATTACACAAGTCCTTGTCAATCTTTTGAGTAACGCAATTAAGTTTACGGATTCGGGTGAAATCGTCATCACCGCGTCAGTGAATGATAAGCATATAGAGATCGCGGTCAGTGATGAAGGTGTTGGCATGACTGCTGAAAATATCACTAGAATATTCGACAAATATTACGTCGCAAAAAAAGGGAATACTCTCAGTTCTTCCCAACTTGGAACAGGCTTGGGGCTTCCGATTTGTAAGCAAATAGTAGAACACTATCACGGTGAAATTTTAGCCGAATCAGTGCTGGGAAAGGGAAGTTGTTTTTATGTCACGTTTCCTCTCAGTATCATGGTAAAATAG
- a CDS encoding late competence development ComFB family protein — MHEKSLIINGVNVTNIINRNESRVAALIPELIQEYYPDFIFEDLDIQDIYALTLNLIPAGYAQTGSIVLSNRLSDFEINSKIRIAIERVLDNPTRVTG, encoded by the coding sequence ATGCATGAGAAATCATTGATTATCAACGGCGTTAACGTCACTAATATCATCAATCGAAATGAAAGCCGCGTGGCGGCACTTATCCCGGAATTAATTCAGGAATACTATCCTGATTTCATTTTCGAAGATCTCGATATTCAGGATATCTATGCACTCACTCTGAATCTGATCCCCGCAGGTTACGCCCAGACCGGATCAATAGTTCTGTCCAACCGATTGTCAGATTTCGAAATAAACTCAAAAATCCGCATCGCCATCGAACGAGTCCTCGACAATCCCACCCGTGTGACTGGATAA
- a CDS encoding TIGR00269 family protein, producing MKCIRCKKTACVALPSHHSGFCKDCFPLFFTKQVETAIRREKMFTHDERILVALSGGKDSLALMLELKLQGYDVTGLHIDLGIPNSSGKARKKVEDFCDLHDLDLCVFEMEKWGLPIPDIKQYVKRPVCSVCGKMKRHHFNRIAREEGFDVLATGHNLDDEVARLFANTLRWDTAYLSDQGPTLPASDGFVRKVKPLFRLSEFETANYAFLKGIEIHSDPCPYASGASFTHHKELWGELEYRSPGQKFQFYQSFLKKGKPAFANLEKETGDELNPCIECGSPTSAGTCSVCRIKAAVKASKAEAEVE from the coding sequence ATGAAATGTATCCGTTGTAAAAAAACTGCCTGCGTCGCATTGCCCAGTCATCATTCCGGGTTTTGTAAGGATTGTTTTCCGCTTTTCTTCACCAAACAGGTGGAAACCGCCATCCGTCGGGAAAAGATGTTCACCCATGATGAGCGTATTCTTGTGGCACTGTCCGGTGGCAAGGATTCTTTGGCTTTGATGCTTGAGCTGAAATTGCAGGGGTATGATGTTACAGGCCTGCATATTGACCTCGGCATTCCCAATTCTTCGGGAAAAGCGCGTAAGAAAGTCGAGGATTTTTGTGATCTGCATGATCTCGACCTGTGTGTGTTTGAAATGGAGAAGTGGGGGTTGCCCATCCCGGACATCAAGCAATACGTCAAACGTCCGGTCTGTTCCGTGTGTGGCAAGATGAAGCGACATCATTTTAACCGGATTGCTCGGGAAGAGGGTTTTGATGTGCTCGCTACCGGTCATAATTTGGATGATGAAGTGGCGCGACTCTTCGCAAACACTCTGCGTTGGGATACGGCATATTTATCCGATCAGGGGCCGACCCTGCCTGCCAGTGATGGTTTTGTGCGTAAGGTCAAGCCGCTGTTTCGATTGAGTGAATTCGAGACCGCCAACTACGCCTTTCTTAAGGGTATTGAAATACATTCGGACCCATGTCCGTATGCTTCAGGTGCAAGTTTTACTCACCATAAGGAATTGTGGGGAGAACTTGAATATCGTAGCCCCGGGCAGAAGTTTCAGTTCTATCAATCCTTTCTCAAGAAGGGGAAGCCTGCATTCGCTAATTTGGAGAAGGAGACCGGAGATGAACTCAATCCGTGCATTGAATGTGGATCGCCAACCAGTGCCGGCACATGCTCGGTCTGTCGCATCAAGGCGGCTGTGAAGGCGAGCAAAGCCGAGGCCGAGGTCGAGTAA